In the genome of Taeniopygia guttata chromosome 4, bTaeGut7.mat, whole genome shotgun sequence, the window ATCTGGCCCCTTAGCTGTCCACTACTCCAGCTGTCACGTGGGTGTCCCCTCTTAGTTCACAGACCTATGCACTTGCCAGTGGACCAAGATTTTTACCCttttaaaatcccccaaatcatAGAATCCACTGGTCCTTCAGAGTCATTTTGGGAGTTTTTCTTAGCCAGCACAAGAGTATGAAACactgcttttgaaaaacaaTCATGTCCTTTTGACATCTGAGTTGTAAAGGAGGTTAAACCAAGCCAGCAGGTCAGCTGCATATCCCAGTAGATTCTCTTTAATTTCCTCCATGATTTAAAAGATAGTTTGAAAGTAGAGGACATGAGAGTAACTGGGGGCATTACAAGGCTTTTGATTTCCCTAGGCAAGTTTGTGGTAATTCTTGAAGCaattttcattctttaaaaaatatacagcATGGAAAATACAGTATTAGAGCAATAGAAAATCCTGCAGTTCTGCCATCACATTACAATCTCAGGACCACTGCTTTCTTAATTCAGCAACAAGCTAAAGATGACATACAACAAGGAACAAGAAACTATGGGCCATTTTTTGAGGAGAGGTGAGTTCAGGTTAGTTTTTTCCCAATTAAGAAAAGCTCAGTTCTCTACCCAGAGGAAGGActtccctgcccttctccttgACCTGAGGCTTTTCCTGTACCCGGAGATGCACGGTGCTGCTTGTGGCTTCTGACTCATGAAACATCACTAATGAGAgcaatttgtaattatttctgGTTGCCCTTGGGATCTCTGTGAACGTTTGTAATTTTCCTGTGGCActtttcccaaaccctgtttcATTTCATTTGCAAGGCTGTCCTGTGGAGTTCAGTGTCACCAGACCaggcttttcattttaaaaggttCTCGGTTCTCTAGCTTTGGTGAGAGGTTGAGACAGAATGACCTTTTCTTGGACAAGTGCCCCATCAAGAATACAATAGCATAACTTATCTGTTCAGAGTACATACATTGCCAGCCTTGTACTCCTCAGGTACTGGGAATGTGGGGTCACAGGTGCCACTTGAGACATTTTTTGGCAAGCCCAGGAAAAGTTATCACCTGCCTTTCCATCACAGGCTTTAAGACTTTCAGCTACATAAACGTTTGTGTAAAAAAATCCACCTGCACTGATCCTGGCCCAAGACTGGCTCAGTCCTGTGCCCAGGCAGACACCCTTGTCAGGAAGCTTCACCAGCTACAGCACTGTAGGGGAAGCTTAAGTTTGGGGAAATAACTGTTCACAGCAGCATGTGGcaaatgtttcctttaaaaGCCAGCCAGCCTTACCTCTGCCAGGTTAAAGGAGCAGCCTCTTTTTCTACCAGGAGACCTTGTTCTCTTACATCAAAGACAACGTGAAGGAGTATCTGCGTGCTcactgggaggaggaggagtgccAGCGGGATGTCGGACTTCTGAGGAAACAGGTTAAGTAACAGAGTAATTCCCTTTCTTTGCATTTTCATAGCATGCCTGAGGCTTCAGGTCACTTGGACTCTCCCGGCCACCCCACAATTGTCCCTATCTCTTTGCCCTCATCCATGGAGCCCAGTTGCCTTGAAGGTTGGATTCTCCCCCATCCAAAGCCTGGGGTTGGGCTtggcaggcagcagcttccCTCAGCTCACCTTGGTCTTCACAGCCCCTGGGCAGCTGTTGAGCCAAGACTTTCCAGCTTTTTGCCTGCACTGTGCCCTTCTCTTGTTGAATACAAACCTCTTTTGggaagcagcacagggagatggCAGAGCACTTGTtccacacagagctgtggatgctgccTCTGTATAGGGAGACAGCATCAATTTGAAACTTGTGGCTGAAGCCAACACATGCATTTGCTTCTTTGCCTTAATTACAGTAATTAAATACTTAATCAAGCATAGTTCTCATTAGAGTATTTACAATACAGTTAGAGTAATGCTAattgtttggtttggaaagTACAATCCCAGCAAGTATTTCTAAACTTGTCTCAATTTTCTATTGAGAAAAGCATTCAGACAGTGATGTAACCCCTCGTGTGAAGAGCAGTTCAAGCAGTATCCTGCACGGGGGTGTGTGGAGGTGTGGAAATTGCTCcacctcttccctctcctcttttTATCATGGATGAttgcacagaatcacagagtattCTGAGTTGGAGGGCACCTGCAAGGGTCAGCAAGCCCAACTCTTTAGTGAACGGCCTGTACAGGGATCAAACCCACAAGCCTGGCATGGTTAACACCGTGCTCTTTGCCACTTTGCAGGCTCAGGAGGACTCCAGCCTGGACGGGGCCGTGCCAATCCCTttggagagcagcagcggggaagaggagctggagcGCGTCATCCAGGCCGTTGTGGACAACGTGCACTGGCAGATGTCCCTGGACAGGAAGACCATGGCACtgaagcagctgcagggccacaTGTGGAGGGCAGCCTATGCCACTGGGCACGTCAAAGGAGAGTGAGTAATTGTGTGAGTAGTTGTGTGCCCCCTCGTGGGGGCAGGTGTGGGGGGGCATCTTTCCTAAAAGTGTATTAACAGAAGAGCTGCATGAGCTATTCCTGGGAACGGCcccacttaaaaataaaagtagcaTCACTAGCTCAGCAGATAAGCCAATATTTGAGAGATTTCTTGGTAAACCAATTGTCTAAGGCACGAGTATGAGCTTCTTACACTTCTCCGTCTTGCATTTTTTATCCCCAAATTGCACTCATATTTTTGAACAAGTATAAACAAGCCAGGGTTGCAGGGTCAGACCCTTTCAATTGTTTTCTCCTGCTTTGTCTTTTACCTGTGTGTTTCCTGCCTTTCCGCTTCTTTTTGTCTTCAGATTCCTCTTTATGTTTCAGCCACGACACAGGGGTGCATAAGTAGGGACAACTGAAATTAAGCCTGATCTTCTTATTTAAGAGATAAGTGGTTAAACTGTGCATTTCTGGTCTTTAAGTAAGTAAAATAAGCATTTTGTCAAATGAGGagcaaggaggaagaaaatgagctcacaaaaaaatgtaaacatcCACCAGAGAAAGTAACAAAACCCAAATTAAGTCGAGAGAGACACGTATCctgttgattttgtttttaaaaacaaggcTAAATTGTCTTACAGTGACTCAAAAACTGTGGAGAAAGCTGCCTGCTTAGCTGCATTCAAGGAGTGAGATCTCTAAAATCTCCTTGCCCAGCTCTGCATTACCTGctgctggaagagaccttctGGTTCTGAGCCCTGAGCAGATTGAAAATGAAGTTTCCCTTGCAAACTAATGGAACAAAACGAATTGTCACAGTGCCTGGCTAATGATGTCCCTCCAGGTGCCTCGGGGTTTGCCCTTACCTGCTGCCCTGTTTTGCTCCAGAATCTTCGAGGACGTTGTTCCAGCCATCCGGAAGTGGCGGGAAGCAGGGATGAAGGTCTATATCTACTCTTCAGGCAGCATCGAAGCCCAGAAGCTTCTGTTTGGATACTCTACAGAAGGTGATATCCTAGAGGTAGATAACCTTCCACCTTCCTTACAGCTTCTCCCCCTGCAAAGCACTCCCTTCCCACATCTGCCATTGCTGTAACACTTGGTGGATGAATTCTGTGTGAGGGAGGTGGGGCAGTGGGTTTGATCCATGGGAATTCAGCTCAAGCAGTTGACTGTGAGAGCATGGCTGCACCAACACCTTGTTACTGTggcagaaaggaagggagggaggttTATCCCTTTTCTTCAGGTGGCACTCAGCAATGGCCTGTgcttctctctctttcagctCTTTGATGGCCACTTTGATACCAAAATAGGTCCCAAGGTAGAAAGTGAGAGCTACAGGAGGATTGCTGCCAGTATTGGGTGTGCCACCAACAACATCCTCTTCCTGACAGATGTCCCTCGAGGTACGTGACCTGCCACTCTTACTGCCTCTCACCTGTGCAGGAAAGGCAGGTGCTCTTCAGAGGAGTGCTGCTGCCTTCTCACAAGCACACAGAAATGCGTCAGCACCTTCCCTCTAGCTGCTGCCATCTTCCTTTACACACCCGGGCTTGCACACAGCAGTGGGATGTCTGTGTGCAGCACTGCAATGAGGGAAAATAGATCAAGTAGAAAACCTGTCTTTACACTAGCCAGGAAGGAGAGTGCTGAAGCAGAGCTGAAGCTCGCCCCTTTACAAACAGGGTCAGTGGTTTGGCCAGTGCTCAGGGGAAATGATGGTGTTTTCTGTGTTGCTTGCTACGTGGCTGGTTCTTTGCGCTGCTCATGGTTAGGTTGTgttcagcagcaggaaaacattgCTTCAGGTTGCCAACACTTGACCCATGGAAAGCCAGGCTTGAGAAGCTAACTTAATTTCCTGCTGTAGCTGGAAACATCTTTCTGGCAGAAATAGCACTGGGTCTCAGTCTGAGCCAGCTCAGTCCCCCAGAGTTAGTCCTTACCTTCTTCCCAGgcttggcagcagagctggtgggagCTTGTAGTTCCCTGGATCATCTTCCAGTGGCCTTTTGTGCTCAGGGAGCAAAAAGGAGCTTGTGAGAAGTGACTGGGGGAGGGGGCTGTTTGTCTCACAAATGCCATAGGCTGACCACAGCCTCATGACAGGAATCGAGCTGCCTGTGTCCTGCCTGCAAGGAGCCTTGGACAGCCATCCGCTGGCAGAGGGGAGGAGATGGTGAGGCAGCCAGCTCCTGTCCGTTCCTGCAGCTACAGCCATCCACAGCAGGtctgccaggagctgcttcctCTCCAGAGCCCTGCGACATGCAAACACTGTTTTCTGTCTCAGCCTTTAAAAGCACTCAAGTGTTTTGGGGCACCTCAAGCCTTGGGGACCCTGATGTGAAGAGGTCAGGAAGCAGCTGTCACCTCCATTCTCCCTACTCTGTTTGTTTCAGAAGCCAGTGCAGCCGAGGAGGCAGACACTCACGTGGCTGTGGTGATCAGACCAGGCAACGCAGGACTGACAGACGATGAGAAATCCTATTACAGCCTCATCTCATCTTTCACCGAACTTTTCTTGCCTTCCTCCACTTAGGGAAAGCGGTGCACGCACAAAAGACTGTGCTTCACCTAATTGTCCTTGTGAAATATTAGGTAATTTTGTCCATAATCAGAATCTCAAACCAAATCCACGTTATGTCTTGGGCCTTGTGCAGGCAGGTATGGATGGAGAGTATGGTGTGGGGTCCCTTGTGCAGTAGGAAAGAGgcctgctgccagctggagctgggaacggggcagggagcagcacccACGAGCCCTGCTATTCCTCCCCTTTCCTGGCTAGCAGTTAGCTAAGGGAATGCTTCCTCCAGACTCATCCACTGCAATCTGGTGCTGAGATGCCCCACCGCATCTGTAATTTTTAGAAGCAGTCTGCAAACAAGGTTTATGTTCCCTTTTCCCAGAGGGAGCACTGGGGACCACAGGGGGATATGTGAGCTTCTCCCTGCAGACAAGATTTCTGGCTAAGTCAAAAATATTCAGTTAggatttccaaaggaaaatattaactGTGGGCTATAATACAGTAGGTTTGGGCTGCCACAGAAAAAGCCAGCCCTTGCTGCAGACAGGCTCTTTAGACAAGGAACAATATGTATATTGGCTgtgtctgcagcagctccaggtacAAAGCAGTACAAGTTGAATATGGAAGCTGCTTAGAGCTCCACAGCCAGCTTACCCAGAATGAAGTCAAGTATATATaaatacagctttaaaaattaaactttggACACACTTCACTGCTGTATCatggtgctgggctgtgggataCAACTGTCTGGATTGCAAACTCAGCCTGACAGCATTTCTGAAGTATCTCAGCAGTGACCCACAGAGCTCTTCCTCCAGCCAACATAATCCAGTCACACGTTCATAGCACTGGTCAGTTGTGAGCAAATCTTGACAAACTGCTCCTGAGGGCAGACATCCTGCTGCATTTGATGAGAATCAAACCCCTGACCTTTTCACCTTACCTAAATTGTAGCAATGTAGATCAGATGATCATGGAGCTTTTCCTAACGTagtaaataaaaacacaactttgcTTTCATTATATCCACTCCATCACAGCATTTAGCCTTCCTGTCTTAGCACCAGTGATCCCAGCACCTAAAAGgcaaattttattattttatttctaaaccTGTGAACACTGGGTTCTGCTTTCACCTTCCCCAGTCCTTTCTTTAAGGCAGCAGCCTTGTCCTGCCAAAGAAGCTGTACTGCCTCCCTGACCATTTTAGGATTTCAGTTGTGGCTTAGTGCAGGAGTGAGAGCCACAGGTAGGTTATACATGGTAGTAGCGGAGTCAGAGGCAGTCTGAAACTCCTGTCTGAAATCCTGTTTCCCCATTCCTTGCTGCTGGCACTTCATGCACAGGTGTCTTGCCCTCACAGCCATATAATATGTGCATGCTGCCTTCCTGAGCTCTGATCTACACCCACAGCTGTCCCTGTTGAGGGAGGCTGATGGGTAAAGAACAATGAAGAGACAAGCACTTGGGGAGGAAACCATATTGTGCCAGCATGGCCCTTCTAAAAACTTAATAGTAGTAGGTCAGGCTGTGGGGCAGCTAGTCCAGATCCCTTTCTGGGCTGTGCAATGGGTGTGATCCTGCTCCTAGAAAGAGCCTGTTAATTACTGCTGTTACAGTAAGTGTATCTGCATGGCTGAATGGTCCCTGGCTTCCTTAAGTGACAATGTTAATCATTACACTGTAAATAAATACCTTTTGTTTTGCCTTCACCATCAGAAAGCTATGCTTGGGGTAGGGACAAAAATAAAGCTCACTTTCTCCATAAAAGCACTTTATTTAGTGGTCATGTTTTAGTGTACCTCAGTTGTCATTTAGTTGTACTGAAATGTGCTGTTAGAAATACTCTGAGAAATGTACAGAATTATCACTAAAAACCTGAAGTTCAGTTTGGATTGCATATAGGAAAgggagcaaaaggaaaaaaaaaacacataatcttttttttttcctttgataaaATTACAAAAGCTAAAATAATAAACTGAAAGTATTAATTAATCAATTAGGCGAAAAAAGACACAGTGGACTATTTACAGTAAAATGCCCTTACAACAAATAGCTATTTTGTGCTCCATATGGATTGAGTGTGTGTCAGTGCAAGAGGATCTCCACCTGCATGTTCTCCAGTtggtcctgtcctgtccctccccaggaGGAGCTCCCAGGATGAGCCTCTAGGGAGCTGGCACCTCACACTGCTGTGTCCTTGGCCACTCTCAGCTCATCCTTCTGGGAAAGCTTTCCACTCATGACACTGCTACAAGGAGGAAGCCTTCAGCAATCCACAGCAACTCTCTTGTTGGCCAAAAATGCTCTGGATTTGTAACAGCTGCCTGAGAAGAAGTTTTGGTGCACAGGAAATAAAGGGCTGGCTGAAAGCTTTCTACTTAACACAGTTTGTCTCAACTGTTTCTCCTCTCAGAAGAGGCCTGTGACCTTTGCACAAGACTGAATGCCCTTCTGCCTTTTCCCTCACTGTCAGAAATGCTACTACAAACAGAGCACTACAAATTCCCCTACAAGTGCCTTTTCCTaccattttaatttctgcttgttctcctgcagctcagacAAGATGTAAAATTAATCTGAGTTTGATTTATGGAGGAAAATAGGAGCCATGTTCATGAGAAGCAACTCCCATCACTCCCCTACCCAGGCAATACAGCAGCCTTCCTAAAATTGGGCTTTGAGCTTCTTGTTCTCCGAAAACAGACCTTGTTTGACAACCTGTTCCCTTTAGGGAGGGAGCAGCCCTTCTGGTTTGGCTGTTCCCTTCTCGCACCTCCAGCCCTCAGGCAGGTCAGCCAGCCTCCATGCCAGAACTCCCTCTTGGCACCTTGGAAGCCCATTTAAACCTGTGGCAGGCTCCACTCAGGACATCAGGCCTGGCCACACAGAGGGGCCCAGAGCCCACACCAGCATGTCTGATGTTTGGCTTGTACAAGGAGCAAAACCAAACCCTGTGTCCAGAAACACTGATACTGTTCTCATGGCAGACAAGCCTGGTGTCTCTAACACAATGTTTCCCCCTTCAgtgaacataaaaaaaaaattaaaaagcttttgaaGTACTATACACAATGTGTGGTGGAAGCACTACACATGGAAAAAGCAGCCTTTTCTGGGTCGTCTTCAGAGGACACAGACGTTCTCATCTTAATTCAGCATCTCACTCCTACCAGTGCCCACCAGGAAGCCAAGCACAGCATCCCACTGTGTC includes:
- the ENOPH1 gene encoding LOW QUALITY PROTEIN: enolase-phosphatase E1 (The sequence of the model RefSeq protein was modified relative to this genomic sequence to represent the inferred CDS: inserted 2 bases in 2 codons; substituted 1 base at 1 genomic stop codon), encoding MLASKYVLFCRSAAAVVGWGXGHYRGDLGSSGICFMDTGXLGCSQPHPRRALKHRXSCDGWSCSTALGSAESLKCELFEETLFSYIKDNVKEYLRAHWEEEECQRDVGLLRKQAQEDSSLDGAVPIPLESSSGEEELERVIQAVVDNVHWQMSLDRKTMALKQLQGHMWRAAYATGHVKGEIFEDVVPAIRKWREAGMKVYIYSSGSIEAQKLLFGYSTEGDILELFDGHFDTKIGPKVESESYRRIAASIGCATNNILFLTDVPREASAAEEADTHVAVVIRPGNAGLTDDEKSYYSLISSFTELFLPSST